AGGCCAGATTATCCAATATCACAACTGGTGTGCATAAAATCCAAGTAACTTTACCTAAACAGTATTTATCATCCATCACTCGCGATCACTTGTTGGccggagagaagaaataagTCCTGGACtactcctcttcatcatcactatTATCACCAACACCAGCAAGAGCAAGCCGCTCCGCATCAAAACCACTGAATTCTTTGTCGTCACTAAAGGGTCACATAGGAGTCGAGCTTGCTGGCTTCAGAAGCGATCGATTGGTACATTGGTATTGATTATTATACCGTCTTTATGCCATACCGAGGTGCCAGACGGTGGTAGTGTATGCCAATCGGCTTCCAGTCCAATGGCAACCTCAAATGTGATTCTGCGGATCGAACCTTCGGAATTGGATTTGACACCTGTGTTGTTGGGAATCAAACTTGCTTCTGAAGGGTATGTTTATGCGGGCTTCTTTTGGTCGTGAACGCAAGTGCAGTGAGTATCAAAAGAGCAAAAAAGACGATCTTCGTATCAGCCTGGTTCGCTCGTTGAGAAACTgaaaggatgaaggatgTTTTCCGGTTGAAAATAACTAATTGCGGGGATAATTAAGGGGGCGATAATTGATTTATTAACAAAATCCACTAAAAAGCAGCTTTTGGAATCAACAACTCGATCGGCATGACGTTGCCGTTCCGCCGGAAGGCAGGTGGGCTGCGTGCTCAGGATCGCGGAGGAATTGTGTGTCGCTATCAGGACTCGTCGTACTGTTTCAATCTTCAGCACAAATCGCCATGCCTGCAAAGAAACTGCCTCCCTATCACCCTTCTCAGCCTGAGCCGGACATTGCTCCATTCGACATTTCGACCGCTGTAGATGCAGAGCACGACAAGCCCGCTGGTGACGATGAACTTCTGCCCAAAGTGAGCCGCATGGTGTCTCACGGAATGACGGGGGCTAAAGATCTTCGTATAGATACCCAAGGATGCCAACGACAAGACTGTAGTATTTCCGCCTCTTATCTTGGGATGCTCCACATTTGGCTACGGGATATATGCCGACGACGATAATGTCCGGTCGTCTATGCCATTACGGGTTGTGCGATTGGCTTTGCGCAGCGGTATGAACGCCTTTGACACTGGTGAGTGTTCTATGGTTCGTCTATCCGTTGCGAGGAGCTGAATTTAGCTTAGCACCATGGTACCATCCATCAGAAATCATCCTCGGCAACGCGCTTGCCGCGTTAGATTATCCTCGCGGATCATACCATATCATCACCAAAGTTGGTAAATACGGACCCAACTCGTCTGATCATATGTATAGTCCCGAAGTTGTCCAAGCTAGTGTGGAAAGAAGTTTGCGAAGGCTGAGGACTGATTATCTCGATGCTGTTTGTGAGTTTTCCCTTCTCTGAAGCAGTTGAGTACCGGAAGATAGATAAGCTAATAATTATAGACCTGCACGATGTAGAATATGCTTTACCCGGCCCATCATACGAAGGTGACCCTgtatctcttctttccaccaTCTTATCCCAGCCTCCGGTACCTACCGCCGAAGAACTCAAGATCTTAGACGGCATTGGCGCCCTTCGCAAGCTCCAAACCACGGGCCATATCATACTCGTTGGTATCGCCGGTTACCCTCTGCCTATCCTCCTTCGTCTCGCTCTTCTCGTACTCCATAGTACCCGAAAACCGCTCGATGTCGTCCAGACGTACGCTCATCATACCCTGCAGAATGATGCGCTCCAACAAGGCTATCTACAAGCTCTGGCGGAGAAAGCGGGTGTGAGGCAGATAGTGAGCGCTTCACCCCTTGCTATGGGTCTCCTCACCACTTCAGGTGGACCTGGTTGGCATCCAGCGAAGGACTATCCAGAGTTGTTCAATGCTACCCGGGCAGCGGTGGAGTTGTgtaaagaaaaagggacGAAGCTAGAAGACGTAGCGCTTTCGTTTGGATATCGTCCACTGAGCCAGCCAAACGGTAGACGGGTGCCGATCGTGGTGGGATGTAAAGATTtgcaagagatgaaggagacggtgagaagatggaaagaggtaaATCCAGCCCAAGGGGGCGAAGGGGggctggagaagaaggaactggaggaggaggtgaagaagttgTTTACGGAGAAGGGGGTACAGGGGTGGAGCTGGGCTTGCCCGAGTGAAGCAC
This Cryptococcus neoformans var. neoformans JEC21 chromosome 9 sequence DNA region includes the following protein-coding sequences:
- a CDS encoding expressed protein, whose amino-acid sequence is MPAKKLPPYHPSQPEPDIAPFDISTAVDAEHDKPAGDDELLPKIPKDANDKTVVFPPLILGCSTFGYGIYADDDNVRSSMPLRVVRLALRSGMNAFDTAPWYHPSEIILGNALAALDYPRGSYHIITKVGKYGPNSSDHMYSPEVVQASVERSLRRLRTDYLDAVYLHDVEYALPGPSYEGDPVSLLSTILSQPPVPTAEELKILDGIGALRKLQTTGHIILVGIAGYPLPILLRLALLVLHSTRKPLDVVQTYAHHTLQNDALQQGYLQALAEKAGVRQIVSASPLAMGLLTTSGGPGWHPAKDYPELFNATRAAVELCKEKGTKLEDVALSFGYRPLSQPNGRRVPIVVGCKDLQEMKETVRRWKEVNPAQGGEGGLEKKELEEEVKKLFTEKGVQGWSWACPSEAQRAG